CAGGGTCCCGGTGCGCGGCGGCGCGGCGTCGCCGGATGCGAAGCGCACGGACTTGCCCGGAAAGCAGCGCCGTACGAAGCGCCACTTCCAGCGCGGAAAGGCCCATGCGGTGATCGGCCCCTCGATATCCTCGCGCCCAGGCGCCCCGCGAAAGAAATGTTTCTGTCCCGCGCGGGAGGGCGGCACAGGAACCGGGGGAGGGCATACCTTACCTTGCATCGCGAAGCACCGCCGCCAAAAACGCCTCGACGATGCCGAAATGCGCACGCCACGTCGGCGCATGGAAATGGGGCAAGCGCGCGATCTGCGCGGCCCGCGCCGCGCTTTGCGGCCGGGCGTACTCCCACACCATGCGCTGCCAGGCCGGGCCGTCGAGCGGATCGAGGTATTCCGGCACGTCGCCGGCGATTTCCCGGAAGACGCCGAGGTCGCTGGCAATCACCGGCACGCCATGGGCCAGCGCCTCGGCGAGCGGCATGCCGTAGCCTTCGACGAACGACGGAAAGAGCAGGGCGCGGGCGCCTTGCAGCCAGCGCGCCAGCGCCGCGTCGTCGCATTCCTCCACCTCGATCACGTGCCCGCGCAACGACGGGCAGCGTTCGAGCAGATCGATCACCTGCTCGCACTCCCAGCCGCGCTGGCCGATCACGACGAGCTTCGGCACCTCGGCCCCGCCGCGCTCGATCATCTGCCGCCACAGGTGCAGCAGCAGCAGGTGGTTCTTGCGCGGCTCGATGGTGCCCAGCATCACGAAGTAGGGCGCGGCGGGCGGCGCGTTGGTTTCCGCGTGCGGATCCTCGGCGTGCTCGTCCTCGACGTGCGGCAGCGTCACCGTGCCGATCGGCGCCACCACCGTCGGCGGCACCTGCAGCCGCTCGGCCGCCGCCCAGGCGCGCAGGTCGGCCTCGGTCGCCGCCGAGTTCAGGATCAGCCCGACCCCGGTGTGCAGCATGCAGCGCAGGCGCTGGGCGTGCTTGTCGGCCTCGCCCGGACGGCAGTATTCCGGGTGGGTGATCGGAATCAGGTCATGCAGGAAATACACCGGCCGCAGCCGATGCCGCCGTACCCGGATCGCATACGCCGGATCGTTGAGGCCGCTGTGCCCGGTATTGAAGAACAGGCTCTCGCGCAGCTTCCCCCAGCGCAGGGCATAGCTCATGCCGACCGCCGTCCGCACCACGCTCCCCGGCCGCGGGTGTTCCCCCAGCAACGCGGCAAAGAGCTGCGGCGAGGCCTGCCCGATCGGCACCCAGCGCCCGCGGTGGCGTACCAGCGCCCGCGCCCGGGTCCGGAAGTGCTGCACGTAGGCCAGGCTGACCCGGTCGACGCCGGTAGGGCGCTTGCCTTCGAGCAGGCGCGAGGCGAGGCGGGTGACGTCGATCAGGGGCACAGCGGCGGGTTCCCGGGCGAAGGAGGGTGTGCGCGAAGTGCGGCAGCGAGGACATCGCCATCGCATTCCGCGAAATTGCAATTATCATCTGGCAGATATTTCGGTTCAACATCCCGACAAATCGATGTTGCAAACAAATGGTGTCGTTACGAAAGCGGAAAGAAAAAATGACTGCTGGTGCAAAAGGAAAGCGTCTGGATGACGCAACGAAGCAGAAGATCGTGGAAGCCGTCCGGGCTGGGGAGTCCAAGACTGCCGTTGCGAAGAAGTTCCACACCACGATTCAAACCGTGTCCCGTCTGGCCGACGGCGGCAAACCCAAAGCGGCCCACGGCGCACACGCCGATCTGGTGCGCGAAAACGAAATGCTCAAGGCGGAACTCGAATATCTGCGGTCGACCCAGGGGATCACCGACAAGCTCGAACTGGCGAACATGCGGATCGCATTCCTGGAGCGCCAGCTCGCCGCCCTGCGCGGCTGACGCCGCATCATTCATCAGACCGGAGGGCCCTCCGCTGGAAATTGCTCCGCCGTACCGTTCCGGCCATCAAACCGGACATTCATGCGGCCATTGGAAGTGCTTGACGCCATGTAAAAGCCCAGGACACGACACGCGCCCCCGTTTCTCCAGAGGTCCGTAACGCGGCAGCCGCGTTGCGCGCCGAACTGCAAGCGCCGATCGGCACTCGCTGGCCGGTCTCGTACAAGCGAGATTTCGTCGACCGTTATCGTCCCAATGAATCCTTCCTGCTACCGACGGCGCTCGCTGCGCAGCTGTATTCCGAAGCGCGCGGCAACGACAAGCAACCGGCAGGCACTTACGCACGCAAGGTGCTGGAACAGCTACTCATCGATTTGTCCTGGTATTCCTCGCGCCTGGAGGGCAATCGGAAGAGTTGGCTCGATACGAAGGAACTGTTTGCGCGGGGGCGCTCAGACAGAGATGACGTCGACGCCACGATGCTCCTGAACCACAAGGATGCGATCGAATTCATGGTGGATGCCGTGCCCTCCATGGGCATGACCACGGCGGTTACGCGTCGGCGTCTTCGAGGCGGCGGCGATCCGCCGGACGCTCCATGTCGAGGTAGAGCGCCCCCGATTCCCACTGGTCGGCGATCCGCCGAGCCAGGGTTGTCTTGCCGACCTGACGTGGGCCAAGCAGGACCACCGCCGGCACGGCGCCAAGGCGCCGCCGCAGCGGGATCACGCCGCCAAGACGTTGACCGCCAGTCCGTGTGCCGCCCGTTGCAGGCGGTTGTCCGCAGTCCAGAGCGCGGTGCAGCCGTGGCGCACGGCCGTCGACAAATGCAGCGCATCGGGTGTCTTGAGCCCCCAGCGCGCCCGCAGCAGCGCCGCCTGCGCGTAGACGCCCTCCGGCATCGGCAGGATCTCGAACTGCTGCAGGCCCTGCTCGTAATACCGTTGCAAGGTCAGATTCCCGCTGCGCATCGGGGCTACGAGGCACTCCAGCGTCACCAGCGGGGAAATCGCGAAACGCTCCGGCGCCCGCGCCAGCGCCGCGCGCACGGGTTCGCCCCATTGCGGGTGATTTTCGAACGCGTAGATGACCAGGCAGGAATCGAGATAAATCAATCCCACCCTTCGCGCTCCTGGGCGATGCTGGCGTCGATCTCCGCGGCGCTGCGGCGCACCGTCTCCGGCAACGGGTTGCGCTTCAGCCACGCCAGCACGTCCTGTTTTGGCTCCTCAGCCGAACGCACCGGCGTCAGCCGTACCAGCGGCACGCCCCGATTGGCGATGACGACCTCCTCGCCCTGTTGGGCGCGGCGCACCAATTCCGACAGCCGGTTCTTCGATTCGAGAATATTGACCTGCATAGGGACCTCCATTCTGGCTATATTGTATCCATAATATGGCCAGGTTGGCGCCGCTTGGCCAGGACGCAGATCCTCACCGTACCCCGATGAACCGCCGCAGGAAGAAGCGCCAGGGCTCTTGCCATAAGCGCTCGCCGCCGACCTCTACACTGCGGTCATTCCGTTGACATCGGTCTCCCGCAAATCGCTCCGCCGCATACGCTCGTTCCTGTCCCGCATCAATCAGGCCGCGGCTTGAATGGTAAAGTCGACGTGGATTGCATCAAAGGGGAATACGAATCCTTCATCGATTCGGTCCAGTACGCTGGCCAGCAGAAGCGCATGGACGTCAGAGTGGACTCCCTTGACGTCCCGTCCAACGCGGCGCGCAATCTCGCGCAAGGCTAACGGACCGGCTCCGCTCATCGCGCGCAGAATTTGCAGGCGATTGGGGGAGAGGATCCGCCACAGAAGCTCCGGGGTCGCAAAGTCGATGCGAGCAACAGGCCGCTGCGCTTTGCCGCGCAGCGCCTCCGCCAAACGAGCCTTGGCCCCTGCCAGGGACTGGACTCCTAGTATGCGCACCCCGTCGGTGAAGTCGATTCCGGCGGGCTCTCCGCACAGGGCGCCGAACAGATCGCGCGCGGGCAGGGTGCCGACCAGGGCCGAGAGGGGCAGATCCGCCTCGTGCGCCGCCACCAGGGCGCAGAGCATGGGCAGCACGGCATCGCGCGTCGGCAGCGCGGCGAGCCGCCGCCCCTGCCGCGTCACGGCGGTGGCGAGCAGGAAGCCGCCGTTGGCCTCGAATCCCGCCACCGGCGCATGCCTCGCGGCCACCGCCTCCTGCATGGCCGTCACCACGTAGGGCGAAGCGATGCGGGTGCGCCGGATGTCGGTTGCGAAGCCGGCGAGCTCGAGCGCCGTGTTGCTGCTCACCGGCGTCGCTACCGCCCGGCGGCCGAATGCCGGTAGCCCCCCAGGCGTGCAAAGGTGCCCGCCGACGCGCCGGGTAGGACGGAGACGTTCCGGCACGCCAAGTTTGAAATTTCGCCGCGTTCGCATTAGCATATTGGTGAGAAAACACCAATGAGATGGCGAAATGAGCCGTTTGACGATCACGCTCTCCGAAGCACGCTACCGCGCGCTGAAGGAGGCCGCTGCCCGGCGCGACAAGACGATCGGGGAACTCATCGATGAAAGCCTTGAGTACTACGGCATCAAGTCCCGCGCCCAGGCTCGAGCCCTGGTCGATCGAGCACGCGCGCGGAGCAAACTTCCGGTGGAGCAGGCGATCGACCTGGCTCTGCAGGAAGTCGGTGCCGCACGCGGCGAATCGTGACTCGCATCTCCATCATCGTCGACACCAACGTGGTGGTGGCGGGACTCCTGACTGCGGATGCGGCCTCTCCGGTAGCCCGCATTCTCGATGGCACGCTGTCGGCGGCATTTCCGTTCGTCATCTCCGAGGCCCTCCTTGCCGAGTACCGGGCAGTGCTCCTTCGGCCTCATATCCAGAGGCTGCATGGACTGACCGTTGAAGAGGTCGAAGCGATCCTCACGGATCTCGTCCAAAATGCGATGGTTCTGAGCGCGCCAGCCGGATCTCCGGCCCCGGATCCGGGAGATCAACACATTTGGGATCTCCTCGCAGGGCGGCCCGATCTCGTGCTGGTCACCGGCGACAAACTCCTGTTGCACCGAACGTCAGCGACCCATCGCATCGTTTCGCCCCGATCCTTTGTCCAAGGAGTCTGACTACGCGGCTGCCGCCCGCGCGCGTGCTGCGGTTCGGATCGCAGCGTGGACGACGCGCTGCGGGGCGGGGATATCGATCTCTACGTCGAAACCGACGGCAGCGCCGAGGAAGTCCTGGGGCGCGAGCTCGCCCTGCATGCGGCGTTGCAGCGGCGGCTGGGCGAGCAGCCGATCGATATCGTCGTACACCGGGCCGACGCGCCCCTGCGGCCGATCGACATCGAAGCGCGGAAGAACGGCCTGCCGTTGTGAACGAGGCCGCTGCCGTTGCCGAATTGCGCCGCCGCTTCTGGCAAACCGAACGGCGCGTCGAAAAGGAAATCGCGTCCCTGCAGGACGTCGCGCAGCGCCTGTTTCTTGTGCCGACCGCCACTGCGGAGTGGGTCGCGACGCTCGTGGCGGTCCCGGAAGGCCGAGACCGCCTGGAATACGTCGAGGATCCGGTGGAGTTTGCCGCAGCTCTGAACCGGGCGCACGAAATGCTGCACACGCTTCTGGCGGCAGCCTTTGCCCTGCGCGATGCGGCAGAGAAACAATTCCCGGAAGATCCCACGTAGGGGTGGGGAATCATCCCTTCCGTTTCGCAGGAAGTTTTTTCGCCCGTATTTTCGCAGCGGAT
This genomic window from Burkholderiales bacterium GJ-E10 contains:
- a CDS encoding putative toxin-antitoxin system toxin component, PIN family, with translation MTRISIIVDTNVVVAGLLTADAASPVARILDGTLSAAFPFVISEALLAEYRAVLLRPHIQRLHGLTVEEVEAILTDLVQNAMVLSAPAGSPAPDPGDQHIWDLLAGRPDLVLVTGDKLLLHRTSATHRIVSPRSFVQGV
- a CDS encoding phosphomannomutase is translated as MSSNTALELAGFATDIRRTRIASPYVVTAMQEAVAARHAPVAGFEANGGFLLATAVTRQGRRLAALPTRDAVLPMLCALVAAHEADLPLSALVGTLPARDLFGALCGEPAGIDFTDGVRILGVQSLAGAKARLAEALRGKAQRPVARIDFATPELLWRILSPNRLQILRAMSGAGPLALREIARRVGRDVKGVHSDVHALLLASVLDRIDEGFVFPFDAIHVDFTIQAAA
- a CDS encoding predicted protein, encoding MTAGAKGKRLDDATKQKIVEAVRAGESKTAVAKKFHTTIQTVSRLADGGKPKAAHGAHADLVRENEMLKAELEYLRSTQGITDKLELANMRIAFLERQLAALRG
- a CDS encoding glycosyltransferase family protein, translating into MPLIDVTRLASRLLEGKRPTGVDRVSLAYVQHFRTRARALVRHRGRWVPIGQASPQLFAALLGEHPRPGSVVRTAVGMSYALRWGKLRESLFFNTGHSGLNDPAYAIRVRRHRLRPVYFLHDLIPITHPEYCRPGEADKHAQRLRCMLHTGVGLILNSAATEADLRAWAAAERLQVPPTVVAPIGTVTLPHVEDEHAEDPHAETNAPPAAPYFVMLGTIEPRKNHLLLLHLWRQMIERGGAEVPKLVVIGQRGWECEQVIDLLERCPSLRGHVIEVEECDDAALARWLQGARALLFPSFVEGYGMPLAEALAHGVPVIASDLGVFREIAGDVPEYLDPLDGPAWQRMVWEYARPQSAARAAQIARLPHFHAPTWRAHFGIVEAFLAAVLRDAR